In the genome of Acetobacter oryzifermentans, one region contains:
- the hemF gene encoding oxygen-dependent coproporphyrinogen oxidase — translation MTPTNTADVSAHQALREPARQWFESLRDKICAAFEAIEQDAVKQNSPVLPGHEAAGRFERKSWNRQNEDGSPGGGGVMSVMHGRVFEKVGVNVSTVQGTFTPEFAATIPGAAEDPTFFATGISLVAHMCSPLVPAAHFNTRMIITTKGWFGGGGDITPMFPDSAEAQDDAARFHAAFAQACNAHDPEYYPRFKAWCDKYFFLPHRNEPRGLGGIFYDRLNSGDVQEDFVFTKDVGLAFLNVFPEIIRSRMMEPWTPEQREAQLIRRGRYVEFNLLHDRGTLFGLKTGGHTEAILMSMPPEVKWP, via the coding sequence ATGACGCCCACCAACACCGCTGATGTTTCTGCCCACCAAGCCCTGAGGGAACCAGCCCGCCAATGGTTTGAAAGCCTGCGCGACAAAATTTGCGCGGCGTTTGAAGCCATTGAGCAAGACGCCGTAAAACAGAACAGCCCCGTTTTACCCGGCCATGAAGCCGCAGGCCGTTTTGAGCGCAAAAGCTGGAACCGCCAGAACGAAGATGGCAGCCCCGGCGGCGGCGGTGTGATGAGCGTGATGCATGGCCGTGTTTTTGAAAAAGTGGGCGTAAACGTTTCTACCGTGCAGGGCACCTTTACGCCGGAATTTGCTGCCACTATTCCCGGCGCAGCAGAAGATCCCACATTTTTTGCCACGGGTATCAGCCTGGTGGCGCATATGTGCAGTCCACTTGTACCTGCCGCACATTTTAACACTCGCATGATTATCACCACCAAAGGCTGGTTTGGTGGCGGTGGGGATATTACCCCCATGTTTCCCGACAGCGCAGAAGCGCAGGATGACGCCGCGCGCTTCCATGCCGCTTTTGCGCAGGCCTGCAACGCGCATGACCCAGAATATTATCCGCGCTTCAAGGCATGGTGTGACAAGTACTTCTTCCTACCCCATCGTAATGAACCTCGCGGTTTGGGCGGTATTTTTTATGATCGGCTGAACAGTGGTGATGTGCAGGAAGACTTTGTCTTTACAAAAGATGTAGGCTTGGCTTTTCTGAACGTGTTTCCCGAAATTATTCGCAGCCGCATGATGGAACCCTGGACACCAGAGCAGCGTGAGGCCCAGCTTATCCGCCGTGGCCGCTATGTGGAATTCAATCTGCTACATGACAGAGGCACGTTGTTTGGCCTGAAAACCGGCGGCCATACAGAAGCCATTCTGATGAGCATGCCGCCCGAAGTAAAATGGCCATAA
- a CDS encoding cytochrome b: MYPISGVRGEKGKMAATPARHTEQAEKEARSFLQQAGAYARHYGRLPLPADLNWWWTIGAMLVAVLVLMLFTGLTLTLAYTPDASLAFGSVEAIERRMPSGWLLRAMHMTGASVFMAALYAHLLRGLYYRTYLPPRRGIWLSGCGLLVLVMVTAFAGYVLPWGQMSYWGADVAAKAVGAVPFIGQGLEQVFLGGESPGTPTLHRMFTLHFLLAFVIIGLVLVHVAVVHAKGSSSPSVQPEIRRKYLPFYPYFTTRDILAILVMALGFVAVMCFWPGLITEPANYRPANPLHTPADIEPEWYFLPFYGMLQVVPSKFWGLLVSGGAVAVLFAVPWLDKGSRIANSGVARLTDAGALLACVGAAVTAAAAGVHHAQGGWLLAGQAACLVYYLYFLVFLPLRTRFAGREA, encoded by the coding sequence ATGTACCCTATAAGTGGCGTACGGGGAGAAAAGGGCAAGATGGCAGCAACACCAGCCCGCCATACGGAGCAGGCAGAAAAGGAAGCGCGTTCCTTTTTACAGCAGGCGGGTGCTTATGCACGCCATTATGGACGCCTGCCTTTGCCCGCAGATCTGAACTGGTGGTGGACCATTGGCGCCATGCTGGTGGCTGTTTTGGTGCTTATGCTATTCACGGGGCTAACCCTTACACTGGCGTACACGCCAGATGCCTCGCTTGCTTTCGGGTCAGTTGAGGCCATTGAACGCCGAATGCCTTCTGGCTGGTTGCTGCGCGCCATGCATATGACAGGGGCCTCGGTTTTTATGGCGGCCTTGTATGCGCATTTGTTGCGTGGGCTATATTACCGCACCTATTTGCCCCCACGGCGCGGGATATGGTTAAGCGGGTGTGGCTTGCTGGTTTTGGTAATGGTAACGGCATTTGCAGGCTATGTGCTGCCTTGGGGCCAGATGTCTTACTGGGGCGCAGATGTAGCCGCCAAGGCTGTAGGGGCCGTGCCATTTATAGGGCAGGGGCTGGAACAGGTTTTTCTGGGAGGTGAAAGCCCGGGCACGCCCACATTGCACCGTATGTTCACCCTGCACTTTTTGTTGGCATTTGTTATTATTGGGTTGGTTTTGGTGCATGTTGCTGTTGTGCATGCAAAGGGAAGTTCCAGCCCTTCCGTTCAACCCGAAATACGCCGGAAATATCTGCCATTTTACCCGTATTTTACCACGCGGGATATTCTGGCCATATTGGTTATGGCCTTGGGTTTTGTAGCAGTGATGTGCTTTTGGCCGGGGCTGATAACAGAGCCAGCCAATTATCGCCCAGCCAACCCGTTGCATACTCCAGCCGATATTGAACCCGAATGGTATTTTCTGCCGTTTTACGGAATGTTACAGGTTGTGCCTTCCAAGTTTTGGGGGCTGCTTGTTTCTGGCGGTGCGGTGGCCGTGCTGTTTGCTGTGCCGTGGTTGGATAAAGGAAGCCGCATAGCAAACAGCGGTGTGGCACGGTTAACGGATGCCGGGGCACTGCTGGCATGCGTAGGGGCGGCAGTTACTGCCGCAGCGGCTGGCGTGCATCATGCCCAAGGTGGGTGGCTTCTGGCGGGGCAGGCTGCCTGTTTGGTTTATTATTTGTATTTTCTGGTTTTTCTGCCCTTACGCACCCGTTTTGCCGGGAGGGAAGCATAA
- a CDS encoding cytochrome c1: protein MMGQKIRHTFWFHAGGMVLLGAMLLGPDITQSAHAQPVKAPVQDWSFKGALGHFDLPSVQRGYAVFAGVCASCHSLSEVRFSDLTDMGLTLEEVGAVAATWQVADGLDAEGRLKHRNARPDDALSSSYSGPEAARAANGGVVPPDLSRIVQVYPGGADRLFALLTGYKPNAVRVPGKGFANSFAIGHYTAMPPTLREGAVKYADNTPATVTQEARDVTTFLAWVSAPHQDTRRRVGIGAGLYLCFLAVLFVILNRRLWSHVRK, encoded by the coding sequence ATAATGGGGCAGAAAATACGCCATACATTCTGGTTCCATGCCGGAGGGATGGTGCTTTTAGGTGCTATGCTGCTGGGGCCAGACATTACGCAGTCTGCACATGCGCAACCTGTTAAAGCGCCTGTGCAGGATTGGTCTTTTAAAGGGGCGCTGGGGCATTTTGATCTGCCATCTGTGCAGCGAGGATACGCCGTGTTTGCCGGGGTATGTGCCTCGTGCCACAGTTTGTCTGAAGTGCGTTTTTCTGATCTCACAGATATGGGGCTGACACTGGAAGAAGTGGGAGCTGTTGCCGCAACATGGCAGGTGGCAGACGGGCTGGACGCCGAAGGGCGGCTTAAGCACCGTAATGCCCGGCCAGACGATGCGCTTTCATCCTCCTATTCCGGGCCGGAAGCTGCGCGTGCGGCCAATGGGGGCGTGGTGCCCCCTGATCTTTCGCGCATTGTGCAGGTTTACCCCGGTGGGGCAGATAGGCTTTTTGCGCTGCTCACGGGCTATAAGCCAAATGCGGTGCGTGTGCCGGGCAAAGGGTTTGCCAATTCCTTCGCTATTGGCCATTACACCGCCATGCCGCCGACTTTGCGTGAAGGTGCGGTAAAATATGCAGATAACACCCCCGCAACCGTTACGCAGGAAGCGCGGGATGTTACCACTTTTCTTGCGTGGGTTTCTGCACCGCATCAGGATACCCGCCGCCGTGTTGGCATAGGTGCAGGTTTGTATCTGTGCTTCCTTGCCGTGTTGTTTGTGATTTTAAACCGGAGACTCTGGTCGCATGTCAGAAAATGA
- a CDS encoding S-methyl-5'-thioadenosine phosphorylase: protein MSENETVEPVIGLIGGSGLYDIDGLEEKEWRTVETPWGLPSDQLLFGRLDGVRCVFLPRHGRGHPIPPSRLNYRANIAAMKISGVTDIVSLSAVGSLKEELPPGHFVVIDQFIDRTIARTKSFFDTGCVAHISMADPLCNRVGDALKAQADKLGITAVRGGTYLVMEGPQFSTRAESELYRSWGCSVIGMTNMPEASLAREAEMCYATVAMVTDYDCWHTEHDNVTVESVVKTMQANSANAKALIKAVIPALGGKRHSCSAGCDHALEHAIMTAPSVRDPELVAKLKTIAGRVL from the coding sequence ATGTCAGAAAATGAAACTGTGGAACCCGTTATTGGCCTGATAGGCGGGTCTGGCCTGTATGATATTGACGGGTTGGAAGAAAAGGAATGGCGCACGGTAGAAACGCCTTGGGGCCTGCCTTCTGACCAGCTTCTTTTCGGGCGGCTGGATGGCGTGCGCTGCGTGTTTCTGCCGCGTCATGGCCGCGGGCACCCCATTCCACCCTCACGCCTGAATTATCGGGCCAATATTGCCGCCATGAAGATTTCTGGCGTGACAGACATTGTCTCACTTTCCGCTGTGGGGTCTTTGAAAGAAGAACTGCCGCCGGGGCATTTTGTGGTGATTGATCAATTTATTGATCGCACTATTGCACGTACCAAAAGCTTTTTTGATACAGGCTGTGTCGCGCATATTTCCATGGCAGACCCATTGTGCAACCGTGTGGGCGATGCGCTAAAGGCACAGGCAGATAAGCTGGGCATTACCGCAGTGCGTGGCGGCACCTATCTGGTTATGGAAGGCCCGCAGTTTTCAACCCGCGCAGAAAGCGAACTGTACCGGAGCTGGGGTTGCTCCGTTATCGGCATGACCAACATGCCAGAAGCCAGCTTAGCGCGTGAAGCCGAAATGTGTTACGCCACGGTGGCTATGGTGACAGATTATGACTGCTGGCACACGGAGCACGACAACGTAACCGTAGAGAGCGTTGTAAAAACCATGCAGGCGAACTCGGCTAATGCCAAAGCGCTGATTAAAGCTGTTATTCCTGCTTTGGGTGGCAAGCGCCATAGCTGTAGCGCAGGCTGCGATCATGCATTGGAACACGCTATCATGACAGCGCCTTCTGTGCGTGACCCGGAACTGGTGGCAAAGCTGAAAACCATTGCGGGCCGCGTTCTGTAA
- a CDS encoding DUF4232 domain-containing protein: MAKSARISVSLLMVCLFAGTVSSAQAHRVVRFCKPDDLSVQFDNGQGEFDGMSHSGAWVVLFNRSATRCAVPALPVIQLENAQDHVLAIGKAAQLAPNQQPSQKILKPHMQWRASMYWVSGNVYDEGQCVSPTRAVLKLPLGDVVVNFPARTLCGPSQMPLTFEQGQLQQAAR, from the coding sequence ATGGCAAAATCAGCCCGAATATCTGTCTCTTTGCTTATGGTGTGTTTGTTTGCTGGCACTGTGTCTTCAGCGCAGGCGCATCGGGTTGTAAGATTTTGCAAACCGGATGATTTATCGGTGCAGTTTGATAACGGGCAAGGTGAGTTTGATGGCATGTCCCACAGCGGGGCATGGGTTGTTCTTTTTAACCGCAGTGCTACGCGCTGTGCTGTGCCTGCGTTGCCGGTTATACAGCTTGAAAATGCTCAGGATCATGTTCTTGCGATAGGTAAAGCAGCGCAACTTGCCCCTAACCAACAGCCGAGCCAGAAAATACTTAAACCCCACATGCAGTGGCGGGCCAGCATGTATTGGGTTTCTGGCAACGTGTATGATGAGGGCCAATGTGTTTCACCCACTCGTGCTGTGTTGAAACTTCCTCTGGGTGATGTGGTCGTTAATTTTCCAGCACGCACATTATGTGGGCCATCCCAAATGCCGCTTACGTTTGAGCAAGGGCAATTGCAGCAGGCAGCGCGTTAA
- a CDS encoding LysE family translocator, translated as MPHVFLPVLAFAAAWGVLVLTPGTETALIIRLSISVGRTTAIGAVLGIAAGLTLWGIGTAVGLSALIAASHTLYLVLEWACAGYLLSLAFRLLVNVLRSTPETETDSENKAPKAFWSGFRRGMFTTILNPLVGVFDLTAFPQFIPADVNAVTYALLLTVVQAVLTLTWYFTLAFTALFFSRFLTNPFVIRVLDGLTALVFIIFAVRLVISG; from the coding sequence ATGCCGCATGTTTTCCTTCCTGTACTGGCGTTTGCTGCTGCGTGGGGTGTTCTTGTTTTAACACCGGGCACGGAAACGGCCCTTATTATCCGGCTAAGCATCAGTGTAGGGCGTACAACCGCTATTGGTGCGGTGCTTGGCATTGCTGCTGGCCTTACCTTGTGGGGGATTGGCACAGCAGTTGGGTTAAGTGCGCTTATTGCGGCATCTCATACATTGTATCTTGTGCTGGAATGGGCCTGCGCAGGATATCTGCTCTCTTTAGCTTTTCGGTTGTTGGTTAATGTCCTGCGTTCCACGCCAGAGACAGAAACAGATTCCGAAAATAAGGCCCCCAAAGCATTTTGGTCTGGCTTCCGGCGTGGGATGTTTACCACAATTTTAAACCCCCTTGTTGGGGTGTTTGATCTTACAGCCTTTCCACAGTTTATTCCCGCAGATGTTAACGCCGTAACATACGCGCTTTTACTGACTGTGGTGCAGGCTGTGTTAACACTGACATGGTATTTTACATTGGCCTTTACAGCACTGTTCTTTAGCCGCTTTCTTACTAACCCGTTTGTTATTCGTGTTCTGGATGGGTTAACGGCCTTGGTTTTTATTATTTTTGCCGTAAGGCTTGTTATAAGCGGCTAA
- the nfsB gene encoding oxygen-insensitive NAD(P)H nitroreductase: protein MTLLKTLTHRHTTKAYDKTRKIPVDIFAQLLEALRYSPSSVNSQPWHFFVADNDEGKARIAKATSGPFAFNLSRVTDASHVIALCARTSLPAEYLQTITDQEQIDGRYADDATKESITKGRNTFVGLHEQEGDLTAWTQKQTYIALGFLLLSAGFLGVDATPMEGFDAAVLDKELGLKEKGLTPAVLVSLGYHSDADFNAKLPKSRLSEKSLFTHL from the coding sequence GTGACGCTTCTTAAAACCCTTACCCATCGGCATACCACCAAAGCTTACGATAAAACCCGCAAAATTCCGGTAGATATCTTTGCCCAGTTACTGGAAGCGCTGCGCTATAGCCCTTCTTCCGTAAACTCTCAGCCGTGGCATTTTTTTGTTGCTGATAATGATGAAGGCAAAGCCCGTATTGCCAAAGCCACCAGCGGCCCGTTCGCTTTTAATCTCTCACGCGTTACAGATGCATCCCACGTTATCGCGCTCTGCGCTCGCACCAGCCTGCCCGCCGAATACCTCCAGACCATTACCGATCAGGAGCAGATAGACGGACGCTATGCAGATGACGCCACGAAAGAGTCCATTACCAAAGGGCGGAACACCTTTGTCGGCCTGCATGAACAGGAAGGCGATCTAACGGCATGGACACAAAAGCAGACATACATTGCACTCGGCTTTCTGCTTCTTTCAGCCGGGTTTCTGGGGGTAGATGCAACACCTATGGAAGGGTTTGATGCCGCCGTTTTGGATAAAGAACTGGGGCTGAAAGAAAAAGGGCTTACCCCCGCTGTTCTGGTTTCTCTCGGTTATCATTCCGATGCAGATTTTAACGCCAAGCTGCCCAAATCTCGCCTATCGGAAAAAAGCCTGTTCACACACCTCTAA
- a CDS encoding delta(1)-pyrroline-2-carboxylate reductase family protein, with translation MQYYGAPETQALLPFPALVNMLARTVRDYANGAITCPPRTVVPTQDGNGTLMCMPTVAEDLIATKILTIFGNNPALHLPTIQGIITCADAHNGRFLFNLDGPTVTMRRTSAISMLGIRTFATGAVNRVLLIGTGTQAFAHVEALCALYPGIEVIIRGRTPERAEHFCKQHATHLLTLRPEAPRETPFDVVITTTASTTPIYDGKADPHCLVIGVGAYRPDMAEIAPQTVRASQLYVDDPVGAPTEAGDILQAGVNWNNVHALAQALDTPPDPTQPVFFKSVGCAVWDLAACRVAHTML, from the coding sequence ATGCAATATTATGGTGCGCCAGAAACACAGGCACTTTTACCATTCCCTGCATTGGTGAACATGCTGGCCCGCACCGTGCGCGATTACGCAAACGGTGCCATTACCTGCCCTCCGCGCACCGTTGTTCCTACCCAAGATGGCAATGGCACGCTCATGTGTATGCCAACCGTGGCGGAAGATTTGATTGCCACCAAAATACTCACAATTTTTGGCAACAATCCTGCGCTCCACCTTCCCACCATACAGGGCATCATTACATGCGCAGATGCACATAATGGGCGCTTCCTTTTCAATCTGGATGGCCCCACCGTAACAATGCGCCGGACATCAGCCATAAGCATGCTGGGTATACGCACATTTGCTACTGGCGCAGTCAATCGGGTGTTGCTTATTGGCACAGGCACCCAAGCCTTTGCGCATGTAGAGGCGCTCTGCGCCCTGTATCCGGGCATCGAGGTTATTATCCGTGGCCGCACCCCAGAACGAGCAGAGCATTTTTGCAAGCAGCACGCAACGCACTTACTGACACTACGCCCAGAAGCCCCCAGAGAAACTCCGTTTGACGTTGTGATAACCACCACAGCCAGCACAACCCCCATTTATGATGGAAAAGCTGATCCGCACTGCCTTGTTATTGGCGTAGGCGCCTACCGCCCCGATATGGCAGAAATTGCGCCACAGACTGTACGTGCCAGCCAGCTTTATGTGGATGACCCCGTTGGCGCGCCAACAGAAGCCGGAGACATTCTGCAAGCAGGCGTAAACTGGAACAATGTGCACGCACTGGCACAAGCACTGGATACGCCCCCAGACCCAACGCAGCCCGTGTTCTTTAAATCCGTTGGATGCGCAGTATGGGATCTGGCAGCTTGCCGCGTAGCGCACACCATGCTGTAA
- a CDS encoding cupin domain-containing protein, protein MVQRVIAGLVLVGLLPINANTVCAQNTGQNQPEKPPTTYYWHNWADHNGVSHMTKCPLHHYTLKTMNKPAAPQWSDELFKGEARIISTVQPDHWNGVWHTDPKVQWIIPLQGTWFVQAMDGTRVEMGPGDISLGEDQRTLPDAQGHKGHLGGNVTSGPVTLMVIQLAEAPTVDEACRFK, encoded by the coding sequence ATGGTGCAGCGCGTAATTGCCGGACTGGTGCTTGTTGGCCTTCTGCCTATAAATGCAAATACTGTGTGCGCTCAGAATACGGGCCAGAATCAGCCAGAAAAACCGCCCACCACCTATTACTGGCATAACTGGGCGGATCATAACGGCGTAAGCCATATGACAAAGTGCCCACTCCATCATTATACTCTCAAGACAATGAACAAGCCTGCGGCACCTCAATGGTCAGATGAGCTTTTCAAAGGAGAAGCCCGGATTATTTCAACAGTGCAGCCCGACCACTGGAACGGTGTTTGGCATACTGATCCCAAGGTGCAGTGGATTATTCCACTGCAAGGCACGTGGTTTGTTCAGGCAATGGATGGCACACGTGTTGAAATGGGGCCGGGGGATATATCTTTAGGTGAAGATCAAAGGACACTCCCTGATGCGCAGGGGCATAAAGGACACTTGGGCGGGAATGTGACATCCGGCCCGGTAACGCTGATGGTGATTCAGTTGGCCGAAGCGCCTACAGTGGATGAAGCATGCCGCTTCAAATAA
- a CDS encoding glycoside hydrolase family protein, producing the protein MRDRSRAKVEQKLRDIGINSSLVSRVAAGAGLRGEAARKFARDNKNLVNLTDDQQRRLLQVNLPSYEAIVRRGIHVYLTQNEFNALVSFVYNPGRGWPGVRAAINSGDKRKAVQIIEKQVRSKGKIMNGLVKRRHDEAMLLLEGRY; encoded by the coding sequence ATGCGCGACCGTTCCCGGGCGAAGGTCGAGCAGAAATTGCGGGATATCGGCATCAACTCTAGTCTGGTGTCTCGCGTGGCAGCGGGTGCTGGCCTGCGTGGCGAAGCGGCCAGAAAGTTCGCACGGGATAATAAAAATCTCGTCAATCTGACGGACGATCAGCAGAGACGCCTTCTACAGGTCAATCTCCCGAGCTATGAGGCGATCGTTCGTCGGGGCATCCATGTCTACCTGACACAAAACGAGTTCAATGCCCTCGTCTCGTTCGTCTACAATCCAGGACGAGGTTGGCCGGGTGTCCGTGCTGCTATCAACAGCGGCGACAAACGCAAGGCCGTACAGATAATCGAGAAGCAGGTGCGCTCGAAAGGCAAAATCATGAATGGTCTGGTCAAAAGACGGCACGACGAGGCCATGCTTCTACTGGAAGGACGATATTAA
- a CDS encoding sulfotransferase family protein yields MSDSSSSVHVISGLPRSGSTLLAALLRQNPHIIAARHNTPVMPMLIRIMSLMSEGEYRTEFKNGQWQQLMRGIVRSYLNPGAQNHVMLDINREWCAHAGLLNSLYPQAKIICCVRDPVWILNSFEHLITRDPLLGSQLVPIAHRGNQHDRIDYLVSRDGAFGYAWRLVTEVFFGPFSDKVIFVDYDRFVREPGFVMERLTQLLGIRPFAYNFEHIETPDAAAFDAALGTPGLHCLHQSVVASRKRLILPPHIVERMAHQMFWRKPDLNSGGAVVIA; encoded by the coding sequence ATGTCTGATTCATCATCTTCTGTTCATGTCATTTCAGGTCTTCCTAGATCTGGATCTACTCTTTTAGCAGCACTGCTGCGGCAAAATCCTCACATCATTGCTGCACGTCACAACACGCCCGTAATGCCAATGCTCATTCGGATAATGTCTCTTATGAGTGAGGGAGAATACCGGACAGAATTCAAGAACGGACAATGGCAGCAATTGATGCGGGGTATTGTTCGTTCTTATTTAAACCCCGGTGCCCAGAATCATGTCATGCTAGACATCAATCGGGAATGGTGCGCGCACGCTGGATTGCTAAATAGTCTTTATCCGCAGGCAAAGATTATCTGCTGTGTGCGTGATCCTGTCTGGATACTTAACTCGTTTGAACATCTTATCACACGGGACCCTTTGTTGGGATCACAGTTGGTGCCGATTGCACATCGAGGAAATCAGCATGACCGTATTGATTACCTCGTATCGCGTGATGGGGCCTTCGGTTATGCGTGGCGGTTAGTAACAGAAGTATTTTTTGGCCCATTTTCGGATAAAGTTATTTTTGTAGACTATGATAGGTTCGTTAGGGAACCTGGATTTGTCATGGAGCGCCTCACTCAACTCTTGGGTATTCGTCCTTTTGCATATAATTTTGAGCATATAGAAACACCGGATGCTGCTGCATTTGATGCCGCACTTGGCACTCCAGGCTTGCATTGTCTGCACCAAAGTGTGGTGGCCAGTCGAAAACGATTGATTTTGCCGCCTCATATCGTGGAGCGCATGGCACATCAGATGTTCTGGCGAAAACCAGATTTAAATTCAGGAGGCGCCGTAGTTATCGCCTGA
- a CDS encoding helix-turn-helix transcriptional regulator, with protein MIRLNAYTRLIALQTGLQILYWDAQTKHDFSYSAYHDDDLIYFGAYTGGNSHMATRCWDGLTTYDTLSRPDDAYVAYRPGCRIDFTKTAGAGTGVTITLSPTTLASLSAEDATCLDQKLRSGHYFNQVRGGRQLLSFANALRSVSTSPKQPGSQLQMLGQSLSFMGSLIEQICHITPPNISLSEREIRRLNDTRDMLLADLASPPRVDQLARHAGMSVSRLQRHFRMLFGSTIYALFQKERMHEAYRQLVKDDESILTIATRLGYANPGHFSAAFRKQFGINPSELRRIPRLRR; from the coding sequence ATGATAAGACTCAACGCTTATACGCGCTTGATTGCTCTTCAGACCGGCCTACAAATCCTGTATTGGGACGCACAAACCAAACATGACTTCAGCTATTCCGCCTACCATGATGATGACCTGATCTATTTTGGAGCCTACACAGGCGGAAATTCTCATATGGCAACACGGTGTTGGGATGGGTTGACAACTTACGATACCCTAAGCAGGCCCGATGATGCCTATGTTGCATATCGTCCTGGATGTCGCATTGATTTTACAAAAACAGCCGGGGCCGGAACTGGCGTAACAATCACACTCAGCCCCACAACTCTGGCCAGTCTGTCAGCTGAAGATGCAACATGTCTTGATCAGAAACTGCGTTCTGGCCATTATTTTAATCAGGTTCGTGGCGGACGGCAGCTTCTTTCTTTTGCAAATGCATTACGAAGCGTAAGCACAAGCCCTAAACAGCCAGGCAGCCAGTTGCAAATGCTCGGACAAAGCCTGTCTTTTATGGGGTCGCTCATTGAACAGATCTGCCATATTACACCTCCCAATATCTCGTTATCCGAGCGCGAAATACGCAGATTGAACGATACCCGCGATATGTTGCTGGCAGATCTTGCATCGCCACCCCGCGTGGATCAGCTTGCCCGTCATGCGGGAATGAGCGTCTCACGCTTGCAACGACATTTTCGTATGCTGTTTGGCAGTACCATCTACGCACTTTTTCAAAAAGAACGCATGCACGAAGCTTACCGTCAGCTTGTTAAAGATGATGAATCCATACTAACCATTGCAACACGGCTAGGTTATGCAAATCCTGGGCATTTTTCAGCAGCGTTTCGTAAGCAATTTGGCATCAATCCTTCCGAACTCCGGCGGATACCTCGTCTCAGGCGATAA
- a CDS encoding RNase A-like domain-containing protein has product MVKRPVVSFFTSKEDVERAIHKMLKDNGPRIDRWRKNAADGKVTQFDGYTSEKGTVVIESANRQRKAARHIQVTLIKKEHNGMSYYVQTVKLY; this is encoded by the coding sequence GTGGTTAAACGCCCTGTCGTTTCATTCTTCACATCGAAGGAAGACGTCGAACGTGCTATTCACAAAATGCTCAAGGATAACGGCCCCAGAATTGATCGCTGGCGTAAGAACGCCGCAGATGGAAAAGTAACCCAGTTTGACGGATATACCTCAGAAAAGGGAACTGTCGTCATCGAGAGTGCCAATCGGCAGCGCAAGGCTGCGCGGCACATTCAAGTTACACTTATTAAAAAAGAACACAATGGAATGAGCTACTATGTCCAAACTGTTAAACTATACTAA
- the cas5c gene encoding type I-C CRISPR-associated protein Cas5c gives MGIRLHIWGERACFTRPELKAERVSYDVITPSAARGILEAIHWKPAIRWHIDRIHVLKPIQFGSFRRNEVSAKANARNAATAMKAGTTAGLGLVAEENRQQRAAMILLDVAYVVEAHFTMTDRAGPDDNPAKHISTFNRRAERGQCFHRPCLGTREFPAEFQLLPEEAALPHSDFLLQTQAAGDVDLGWMLHDIDFTNGKISKFFRARIHNGIIDVPPFDSPELAA, from the coding sequence ATGGGGATCAGATTACATATCTGGGGAGAGCGTGCCTGTTTCACCAGGCCCGAACTCAAAGCTGAACGTGTTTCTTATGACGTTATAACGCCATCTGCGGCGCGGGGAATTTTGGAGGCTATTCATTGGAAGCCGGCTATTCGCTGGCACATTGATCGTATTCATGTGCTCAAGCCTATCCAGTTCGGATCATTTCGCCGGAATGAGGTAAGTGCCAAGGCAAACGCCAGAAATGCCGCGACTGCGATGAAAGCAGGTACGACGGCGGGACTGGGTCTTGTTGCGGAAGAAAATCGTCAACAGCGTGCAGCGATGATTTTGCTGGATGTGGCATATGTTGTCGAAGCGCATTTTACCATGACCGATCGTGCTGGCCCGGACGATAATCCCGCTAAACACATTAGTACCTTTAACCGACGGGCTGAGCGCGGCCAGTGTTTCCACCGGCCGTGCCTTGGGACGCGAGAGTTTCCTGCTGAATTTCAGCTTTTACCAGAGGAGGCAGCCCTCCCTCATTCTGATTTTCTGTTACAGACACAAGCTGCTGGTGATGTGGATCTTGGCTGGATGCTACATGACATTGACTTTACGAATGGGAAAATTTCAAAGTTTTTCAGGGCACGTATTCATAATGGCATCATAGATGTTCCACCGTTTGATAGTCCGGAACTGGCGGCATGA